A segment of the Devriesea agamarum genome:
TGATCTGCTAGATCGAATGACGGGGTCATGGTCTTATCTCTCCTGCCATGGTTGCGGGGCTGCAAGCGGCGATTGTGCCCGGTTTTGATTGTGGCTCACCGGGTCGGATGCGGTATGGCCGGTCCATAACCTGGCTGCTGCCGGTGTGACGCGAAGCCCAGAAGCTGACAAGATCAGGGGCATGATGCGTGCGGACATGGATAAACGGCCTTTCGATGTTGCCCGGATGTTTGACCAGGTGGCATCCCGATACGACCTCTTGAACGACGTTTTAGCTGTCGGGCAAGTCAGGAGATGGCGTCGGAGCATGGTGCAAGCATTGGCTTTGCCTGCTGGCGCCCGGGTGTTGGATCTGGCGGCTGGGACGGGAACCTCAACGGCTGCTCTGCGTGCTGCTGGGTTTGACGCGGTGGCTGCAGATTTTTCTCCCGGAATGATTAAAGAGGGGCGGCGTCGCAACCCCGGCATCGAATTTGTTCAGGCCGACGCCACGGCTCTCCCGTTCGAGGATGCGAGTTTTGATGCGGTCACCATCAGTTTTGGCTTGCGCAATGTGGTGCGTCCGCGCGCGGCCCTCGCGGAGATGGCCCGGGTAGTCCGCCCCGGAGGTCCAGTGCTGATCTGTGAATTCTCAACTCCGACCTGGCGACCGTGGCGCACTGTCTATTTCGAGTACCTGGTTCGGGCCATGCCTAAGGTGGCCCGCTTGGTTTCGTCGAATCCGGCTGCTTACGACTACTTGGCAGAGTCGATCATGTCGTGGCCAAATCAAGCCGAACTGCGGGAGTGGATGCTTGAGGCTGGGTTGCAGCGGTGCCAATACCGGAACTTGAGCGGCGGCATTGTTGCCCTTCACCGGGGCTATGTAGGGGTTATGTAGCGAGGTCTTTTGAGAAGGAGGCTCTCTCAGCGGGTTCCAATGCCTGGCGCCAGCGAGGATGCTCTCGGAATTTCCGCAGGTCAAAGGAGGTTTCGGAGCGTTAACAGTCCCACTGGAGAGCCCCTGTGGCCCAGAACACGCTTGAAAAACCTGCTTTCGGCTTGACGGGGCCCAGGGATCCCCGTAGATTTATTCCTCGTGCCCGGCCAAACGGTGAGGGAGCGACGAGAGGAATCTCGGCGTGACCTGCTGAAAGGCGTAACGGACGCATAGGATTCCTCGAAGAGCGAGATGCGGATCACACCGGATCGAGTTGACAAGAGAGATTCGACAGCGTAAGTTATAAGGGTTGCCTCGGACGGAAGAACGGGAAACCGAACGGAAGTTTGAGTGCGCGTGTTGTTTGAGATCTCAATAGTGTGCTTGTTTGTTGATGCCGAATATTTTTGTTGGTAGTCAACATCATTTTTTAATGGACAGCTAGATGCTAGTTGTTTGTTGTCTGCCGGGATTGTTTTCATTTTTTGATGGAGAGTTTGATCCTGGCTCAGGACGAACGCTGGCGGCGTGCTTAACACATGCAAGTCGAACGATGAAGCCTAGCTTGCTGGGTGGATTAGTGGCGAACGGGTGAGTAACACGTGAGTAACCTGCCCCCTACTCTGGGATAACCTCGGGAAATCGGGGCTAATACCGGATATGACTTCATGCCGCATGGTGTGGGGTGGAAAGTTTTTCGGTGGGGGATGGACTCGCGGCCTATCAGTTTGTTGGTGAGGTAATGGCTCACCAAGGCGATGACGGGTAGCCGGCCTGAGAGGGCGACCGGCCACACTGGGACTGAGACACGGCCCAGACTCCTACGGGAGGCAGCAGTGGGGAATATTGCACAATGGGCGCAAGCCTGATGCAGCGACGCCGCGTGAGGGATGACGGCCTTCGGGTTGTAAACCTCTTTCAGTAGGGAAGAAGCGAAAGTGACGGTACCTGCAGAAGAAGCGCCGGCTAACTACGTGCCAGCAGCCGCGGTAATACGTAGGGCGCAAGCGTTGTCCGGAATTATTGGGCGTAAAGAGCTTGTAGGTGGC
Coding sequences within it:
- a CDS encoding demethylmenaquinone methyltransferase, which produces MMRADMDKRPFDVARMFDQVASRYDLLNDVLAVGQVRRWRRSMVQALALPAGARVLDLAAGTGTSTAALRAAGFDAVAADFSPGMIKEGRRRNPGIEFVQADATALPFEDASFDAVTISFGLRNVVRPRAALAEMARVVRPGGPVLICEFSTPTWRPWRTVYFEYLVRAMPKVARLVSSNPAAYDYLAESIMSWPNQAELREWMLEAGLQRCQYRNLSGGIVALHRGYVGVM